One Triticum dicoccoides isolate Atlit2015 ecotype Zavitan chromosome 3B, WEW_v2.0, whole genome shotgun sequence genomic window, TATTGGTGACATGTGAAAAATGCAACCTGTAACTATCACTAATGATAATTaatcgatggcgagtgaataatgtAAGTATGTAACTCGCTAATGACCAACTAAAGTGAGAGTGACGGGTACTATTCGGTCATGGCAAACAGATCGTGGCTAATGCCTCTGTCATGGACGNNNNNNNNNNNNNNNNNNNNNNNNNNNNNNNNNNNNNNNNNNNNNNNNNNNNNNNNNNNNNNNNNNNNNNNNNNNNNNNNNNNNNNNNNNNNNNNNNNNNNNNNNNNNNNNNNNNNNNNNNNNNNNNNNNNNNNNNNNNNNNNNNNNNNNNNNNNNNNNNNNNNNNNNNNNNNNNNNNNNNNNNNNNNNNNNNNNNNNNNNNNNNNNNNNNNNNNNNNNNNNNNNNNNNNNNNNNNNNNNNNNNNNNNNNNNNNNNNNNNNNNNNNNNNNNNNNNNNNNNNNNNNNNNNNNNNNNNNNNNNNNNNNNNNNNNNTAAATTTCGTATACGACATGATCTACTCATAGCCGAAATTTGGCTTAACTTTTGTGAAATGTTTTAATTTGACAGTTTATTCATCTCACAAAAAAATACCACTCATGTTTACAACGAAACAAAATTGGCACGTGACGATGACACGGCGGCCCGGAGCTCGTCGTCTAGCTCGAGCACCGCCATGTGCTCGGGGGACAGCGACACCTCGGCGTCCACGCTGCCTCCGCCCTCCCGCCCGGGGTACAGCACCGTCCTCCCGTCGTTCTTGTTCGCCCTCCCGCTCCGCACCGCCGTCGGCTTCCCCCACCCGAAGTCGCACCCGTACGCGTCGAACCACGGCGAGCCTCCCATCATCGTCAGCCGCACCGTCACCACGGGGTCCGCCGTCCACGCGGCCACGCGCGCCCGGATGGACGCGTCCGTGTTCGCCGCCACCGCGCGAcccacggccgccgccgcccgcccgtgcCCGCCGCGCGCCAGCAGCTCCGACACGCGCACGGGCTCCGTGCTGACGCCGTAGAGGCTGTTGCCGAAGTACTCcgccggcagcggcggccggagccgcCCGCGGTTGTTGGCGGCCCCGCGGAACGCTGTCTCGCTGTCCGGGGCCAGCCGCCGGGCGCGGGTGATGCACCGCCAAATCAGCGAGGTCAGAGCCTGGTACCGCGTCTGGGCGGCCGCGGCTGCCGCGTCCCCGGCGGCTAGGAGCTCTTCGCGGGCCTGTTCCTTGAGCGCCGCCACCGACTCCGCCGAGAAGTGCAGGACGCGCCCGCGGAGCGGCACCCGCGCCGGTCTCTCGATGAGCTCCGACAGGTCCTTGCACGGCAGCACGACCGGTGCCGCCGTGCCGCCGTCGGGCGACCAGCGCTCGAACATGGGCCggggcgacgacgccggcgactGCGGCGCCCCCGGAGGCGCGAGCCTGGCGCGCGATATCTCGGCCAGCGCTTTGAGGAAGTTCCAGAAGGCCGTGCCGTCGGCGAGCGCGTGGTTGCAGACGAAGCCGACGAAGACGCCGCCGTCCGCGAGCTCGGTGACCTGGGCGGCGAAGAGGGGGAGCTCGTGGCCGTCGTAGTTGATTGCGTCGTTGAGCGGGAAAAGGTCCTCGACGACACTCGGAACGTCGGCGTCGGGagggacaacgtcggccgccgcgacGCCGTCGGCGACGGCGTGGACGACCTCGACGCCCTGGCCGTCACAGTCAATAGAAACAGAGCACCCAACAACGGCCCCGCTGTCATCGCGGTGGCGGTCGGTGACGAAGCGGCCGGCGACGGGGTAGTAGTCGCCCCCGAGGGCTTCGGCGAGGGCGTCGGCGAGGTGGCTGGTGACGGCGGTGCCGGTGGAGAAGGGCGGCGGGGGAGCGGGGAACAGGAGGCCCTTCTGGATGTAGTTGGCGTTTATCATGGAGACGTCCCATGAGGCGAGCGGGATGCGCTCGCGCGGCCGAGCCGGCGGCTTCACCGTGCGCGACGACACCACGcgcacgggcgacggcggcggcattGCGCTCTCTGCTTGCCGACTGGCTGGCTATAGGGCTGGACTgagatggccgagctcgttctccgaCGTGATCGATCCAGGAGAGGCTGCACTAGATTTATAGGGTAAAAACTCAAAACTGAATGTGCTCTGCCATATTTACCTGACTGAATGTTCAAGGAAATTGCTCAAAACTGGTCTCACTCACGAACGGCGTCATAGCTTACGTCAGGACGTGAGAGTTAACAAATCTGCCGCTGCTTTTGATTAGTCAATCAACTATAAGCTGTGTAGTCTAGTGCTACTTTGCATCTAGATGTTTGAACTGCTCGGGACAACTCTAACCGATCTCTGTCCGGCGTTAGAGGAGGATAAATTCGGTTACTCTTCTCTAACTTGTACCTAGCCGAACTCGTATCGTTTTTACGAGAGGAAAAATTTATCAGCCTCGACCCCTAAATATACCCGGTCACCTAGCCGATGAGTAAAAAGTTTGGCCACTCCACGTTGTGTCGTCGCCAGCGTTACTTTCGGTGACTAGCCACCACCTTCACCGACGCCTCACTGTCAACCTTTGCCCTCACCGCTGCTCGACTTCGAGCAAGTTGCTGGCCGTTGCCGTCGTCGAAGTCGAGCTCAAACGTTGCCGCCGCATCATTGTCGTCGCCAAAAAGAGGCTCGGATCTTCTTCCTCTAAGCATCTCTGTCCACTTCCGGCCATCTCAAAGCCCCGTCAACCGCTAATATATGCTCAACGTGGGCAGCGGACCATGACACCTCCGCCGCCCTTCAAGTGTTTGACGGTTTGCCTAGGTGATTTTTTTGTGTGCTTCTTTCATCTCATTTTTTATTATTAAATCGAGTCATTTTTAGTCCAGATGAAGAGGTTGAAAGAGATGATCTTCGAGGACTCTTTATCgtcggaggagaggaggaggaagaagacgatgatgaCTTCAAAATGGTCGTTAGCATGATCGTCAATGGTGATTTTAGGAGACCAAGGAGAGGATCACAATTCGACCGCATACACATCAACCGAGATAGAGCAGAGGGCCATGCCAAGATTACGAGAGATCATTTTGACCCCAATCCAACCTATTCGGAGAACTATTTCTGGCGATTTCGGATGGACACAAGTCTCTTTCTCACCATTGCAAAAGTCGTGGAGAAGTATGATGATTGGTTCAAACTCCGGAGGAGTGCATCCTGAGAGACAAGTGTGAGCCCTTTGATGAAATGTATCACGACTATTTGAGTGTTGTCTTATGGGTGTCCAGCCGATGTCACTGACAACATGTCCGCATTGGATAAGATACAATCTTGGAAGTCGTTCGAAGGTACACAAAAGGCATGATTAATATCTTTGGGCCGGAGTACTTCCGGGCACCCAACGATGAAGACGCAGAGATGCTGTTGGCATTGAGTGGAGAACGAGGATGGCCTGGTATTCTTGGATCAACTGCCTGCAAGCACTGGATATGAAAGAATTGTCCTGCAGGGTGGAAAGTTCATTACAAAGGTCAGTGAAACGATCCGACTATCATTCTTGAGGTTGTTGCATCGAAGGATCTACGGATTTGGCATTCATTCTTTGGATTGCCTGGCTCTCATAATGACCTGAATGTGCTTTCAAGATCACCATTGTTTCCTAGCCTTGTTGCTGGAGATGCTTCTCCTTGCAACTATGTTGTCAATGGTTGTGAGTACAGGATGGGTTACTACCTTGCCATCATTCTACATGGGCCACATTTGTCAAGACAATCTCACGTCCTAAAGGTAACAGGAGATCTCGGTTTAAAACGCATCAATAGTTGTCAAGAAAGGATGTGGAGAGAGATTTCGGTGTGCTTCATAAGTGATTTGCCATCATCCATGGCCCTCCCGAGTATTGGAACCCCAAGGTCCTATGGCAAATTATGGCATGTTGCATCATcttgcataacatgatcattgaaGATGAAAATGATGTGCCTCAGAACCTTCGGTACATCTGCAATGGGGATCCTATTGAGCTGGAGCATGATGCAAATAGGATACAAAGATTCCTAGCAACACATCAGAAGATCGAGAACTGAGAAGTTCATAGCCAGCTCCAAGATGGTCTTGTTGAGCATCAGTGGCATCTCCATAGCACTTCGTAGTTGTGCTTTTATCATTCTTTTTTTTTACTTCATCTGACCCGTCTGTGTGTTTGAATTCAAAAAAATCTGGTTTTAAACTATGGATA contains:
- the LOC119275262 gene encoding uncharacterized acetyltransferase At3g50280-like encodes the protein MPPPSPVRVVSSRTVKPPARPRERIPLASWDVSMINANYIQKGLLFPAPPPPFSTGTAVTSHLADALAEALGGDYYPVAGRFVTDRHRDDSGAVVGCSVSIDCDGQGVEVVHAVADGVAAADVVPPDADVPSVVEDLFPLNDAINYDGHELPLFAAQVTELADGGVFVGFVCNHALADGTAFWNFLKALAEISRARLAPPGAPQSPASSPRPMFERWSPDGGTAAPVVLPCKDLSELIERPARVPLRGRVLHFSAESVAALKEQAREELLAAGDAAAAAAQTRYQALTSLIWRCITRARRLAPDSETAFRGAANNRGRLRPPLPAEYFGNSLYGVSTEPVRVSELLARGGHGRAAAAVGRAVAANTDASIRARVAAWTADPVVTVRLTMMGGSPWFDAYGCDFGWGKPTAVRSGRANKNDGRTVLYPGREGGGSVDAEVSLSPEHMAVLELDDELRAAVSSSRANFVSL